In Syngnathus scovelli strain Florida chromosome 16, RoL_Ssco_1.2, whole genome shotgun sequence, the genomic stretch TATCATTGAATTTCATAATCGTACTTGTGtgattcattcatttgttcGTTCATTTAatcatgtttgtttatttatttatttatttatttataaactgGCTGCTTGGGAGAAACGTGATTCCTTTTTCATGTGATCCTGGATACCCTGAAGGAGGTTCACTTGGAAGATGCTGCATCACATCCGGTTCCTGAGACAAAGTCagaatcagttttttttttgtctgggctACTGTCCCGCTGTCAGTCCCATCCAAAATCTTGCCCGCTCATCTGGTAAAAGCGTCGGTTATAGGGTCTGTAGAAATCTCTGAGTTTCTGCAGGACGGCGCTCGGAATGTGGGGATGCGGCCTCCCCTTTGACTTGCCCAAACAGCGAGGCCTGCTGCTCCCCTCGGGTTTCTTCAAGCAAGGGAAACCTTTGGTCTGATTGAAGTAGAAGTGCTTGTCGGAAACAACCCTCTTCAGGCCCAAGAAGTCCTGAACCCGAGCCATCTCGCCAGCGGGATTGGACACTAACCGTTCGccacaaacaaaaagaaattgTGACAGGGAGAAGTGCTGAAGCCAGTTCTCCAGATGTTTGGCGTAGAGGCCGATGCGAACGGCGCTCCACGAGGTGTCAATCGGGCCTATTGAAGCGTTCCTCAGGGCCAGGCTCTGGAACGAGGGGAGGCCCGGGTTCTTGGAAAGAGTTTGCGTGTAGTCAGACACGGCTCGGGTCACGGGATCCCGGACCACCACGATGAGTTTGGTTTGGCAGTTCAGAGTGCAGACGCGGCTCGGCGCCTCCTTTGTGACAAAGTAGCTGGGGGTCTTCTCCATGGTGATTTGACCCTCCAGCGTTCGAGGCATCAAGTTCCTGAAACATAGCAAGCAGTGTTACAGTCTGGTtccttttatttgttatttagcAACAACCATTTCCAAACTCAGATTGTTTTGTTCTACTTTGAGTCGTGAACCTAAACggaattaaaaaacaacaacgtagC encodes the following:
- the LOC125983413 gene encoding heparan sulfate glucosamine 3-O-sulfotransferase 6-like, which gives rise to MGCSACRVRFNSAKALSFLTMLLIFTYFFYCLTGICHSAPRTFYVDDGRHSPPERPGSASPVDAQAVQPRSLLEDSSSSNMPVSNTFGSKRFPQAIIIGVKKGGTRALLEFLRIHPDVRAVGAEPHFFDRFYDKGLEWYRNLMPRTLEGQITMEKTPSYFVTKEAPSRVCTLNCQTKLIVVVRDPVTRAVSDYTQTLSKNPGLPSFQSLALRNASIGPIDTSWSAVRIGLYAKHLENWLQHFSLSQFLFVCGERLVSNPAGEMARVQDFLGLKRVVSDKHFYFNQTKGFPCLKKPEGSSRPRCLGKSKGRPHPHIPSAVLQKLRDFYRPYNRRFYQMSGQDFGWD